A genome region from Nicotiana tabacum cultivar K326 chromosome 13, ASM71507v2, whole genome shotgun sequence includes the following:
- the LOC142168031 gene encoding uncharacterized protein LOC142168031, translating to MTETRTFVVGSTSNVSSSSRSVPPLTLAEKPENLFGIDFKWWQQNMFFYLTTLTLQKFIKEDVLVLPESTPENERFMVTKAWKHSDFLCKNYILSGLEGDLYNVYSNVKTSKELWEALEKKYKTEDAGLKKFVATKFLDYKMVYSKPVITQVQELQVIIHDLLAEGIIRINAYVESINSLTNYEFFVKGLVINEAFQVAAMIEKLPPLWRDFKNYLKHKRKEMGANIVETTPTNPKKRNKSSGPNNYPSKKKFKENCHNCGKVGHKPAECRAPKKEKKKDQANMVQTNDGIDDLCAMLSECNLVENPKEWWIDSGSTRHVCVVREAFASYAPAGLDETIFMGNSATTKTEGYGKIFLKMTSSKVVTLNNVCHVPEI from the coding sequence ATGACAGAAACAAGAACTTTTGTGGTTGGCTCTACGAGCAATGTTTCTTCTTCCAGTCGTTCTGTGCCACCACTAACTCTGGCGGAAAAGCCTGAAAATCTTTTCGGGATTGACTTCAAATGGTGGCAACAAAATATGTTCTTCTATTTGACTACTTTGACTCTACAGAAGTTTATCAAAGAGGATGTTCTAGTTCTTCCGGAATCAACTCCTGAGAATGAACGTTTTATGGTGACTAAGGCATGGAAGCACTCAGATTTCTTATGCAAGAATtacattcttagcggactggagggTGATCTTTACAACGTCTATAGTAATGTGAAAACTTCAAAAGAACTTTGGGAGGCATTGGAAAAGAAGTATAAAACCGAGGATGCCGGTTTGAAGAAGTTCGTTGCAACCAAGTTTTTGGACTATAAGATGGTATACAGCAAGCCTGTCATTACCCAAGTTCAAGAGCTGCAAGTTATCATTCatgatctccttgctgaaggtataattCGAATTAATGCTTATGTTGAAAGTATTAATTCTCTTACTAATTATGAATTTTTTGTTAAAGGTTTGGTCATTAATGAGGCATTTCAAgttgcagcaatgattgagaagttgcctcctttaTGGAGGGACTTTAAGAATTACTTAAAACACAAGCGCAAGGagatgggagcaaatattgttgaaactACTCCAACTAATCCTAAGAAGAGGAATAAGTCTTCTGGACCAAACAACTATCCCAGCAAGAAGAAATTCAAGGAAAATTGCCACAATTGTGGAAAGGTTGGACACAAACCTGCAGAATGTCGTGCtccaaagaaagagaagaaaaaagatcAAGCAAATAtggttcaaacaaatgatggtaTTGATGACTTGTGCGCTATGTTGTCTGAATGCAACTTAGTGGaaaatcctaaggagtggtggattgattctggttCCACCCGTCATGTTTGTGTTGTTAGAGAAGCATTTGCTTCATATGCTCCCGCTGGACTCGACGAGACCATTTTTATGGGAAATTCTGCAACGACCAAAACTGAAGGTTATGGAAAGATATTCCTAAAGATGACCTCTAGTAAGGTGGTGACTCTGAACAACGTTTGTCATGTTCCTGAAATATGA